A genomic segment from Nitratiruptor sp. YY08-10 encodes:
- a CDS encoding tetrahydrodipicolinate N-succinyltransferase N-terminal domain-containing protein, translated as MIQTKDDFFALVNEIQSSAYYKEPLAFGIARVDRGQKNPEKILQATFPFINWKENYGSAAIFQKALHETGKLLNDESEAVYNVTKNFVAEALSYCNPWIEEAIGDAHKNVQVIKYLSTLDEEELANFKIVFLFEDAAPKSVEAVYLKLYALSTGKAALRSVNLNGAFGILHNVAWSGTTPIELDWLRENELELKMSGQYPVIDSVDKFPRFLQHIIPADNTRILDAAKVRMGAQLAAGTTVMPGASYINFNAGTLGPVMVEGRISSSAVVGKGSDVGGGASILGVLSGTSGNPISIGENCLLGANSVTGIPLGDGCIVDAGIAVLEGTKFFMSEADYEKIKEANPEWDAEYKEFFKGRELAGLNGLHFRQDSTSGQMKVFRSNKEVKLNEELH; from the coding sequence ATGATTCAAACAAAAGACGATTTTTTCGCACTCGTTAACGAGATCCAATCCAGCGCATACTACAAAGAGCCTTTGGCTTTTGGTATCGCAAGAGTTGACAGAGGGCAAAAAAACCCTGAAAAAATCTTGCAAGCAACATTCCCGTTTATCAACTGGAAGGAGAACTACGGCAGTGCAGCAATCTTTCAAAAAGCGCTGCATGAGACAGGAAAACTGCTTAATGATGAGAGTGAAGCGGTTTACAATGTAACGAAAAATTTTGTTGCCGAAGCTCTTAGTTACTGCAATCCTTGGATCGAAGAGGCAATAGGCGACGCACACAAAAATGTACAAGTTATCAAATATTTAAGCACCCTGGATGAAGAAGAACTTGCAAATTTCAAAATCGTTTTTCTTTTTGAAGATGCGGCACCAAAAAGCGTCGAAGCGGTTTATCTCAAACTCTATGCACTCTCTACTGGCAAAGCAGCTCTTCGAAGCGTCAATCTCAACGGTGCGTTTGGCATTTTGCACAATGTTGCCTGGAGCGGGACTACCCCAATCGAACTTGATTGGCTACGCGAAAACGAGCTTGAACTCAAAATGAGTGGGCAGTATCCCGTTATCGACTCAGTCGATAAATTCCCAAGATTTTTACAGCATATCATCCCGGCTGACAACACAAGAATACTTGATGCTGCGAAAGTACGTATGGGAGCGCAGCTTGCGGCAGGAACCACTGTCATGCCTGGGGCAAGCTACATCAATTTCAATGCCGGAACATTGGGACCGGTCATGGTGGAAGGAAGAATCAGTTCCAGTGCAGTGGTTGGCAAAGGCAGCGACGTAGGCGGAGGAGCAAGTATTTTAGGAGTTCTTAGCGGCACCAGTGGCAATCCTATCAGCATCGGCGAAAACTGCTTGCTGGGAGCAAACTCCGTTACTGGCATCCCTTTGGGCGACGGCTGCATTGTAGATGCCGGTATTGCGGTACTGGAAGGAACAAAATTTTTCATGAGTGAAGCGGACTATGAAAAAATCAAAGAGGCGAACCCTGAGTGGGATGCTGAATATAAAGAGTTTTTCAAAGGCAGAGAACTTGCTGGGTTGAATGGACTCCATTTCAGACAAGACTCTACAAGTGGTCAGATGAAAGTGTTTAGAAGCAACAAAGAAGTGAAGCTCAATGAAGAACTTCACTAA
- a CDS encoding acetyl-CoA carboxylase biotin carboxylase subunit: MAKLEKILIANRGEIALRAIRTIKEMGKQAIAVYSTADKDAHYLKLADAAICIGGEKSSESYLNIPAIISAAEIAEADAIFPGYGFLSENQQFVEICTLHGIKFIGPSIEVMQLMSDKSKAKEVMKSAGVPVVPGSEGAIKNVEEAKKIAKEIGYPVILKAASGGGGKGMRVVEDESYIENAFLAAESEAISAFGDGTIYMEKFIKNPRHIEVQLLGDSHGNVVHLGERDCSLQRRHQKMLEESPAIFLSEETRQKLLDVAVKAAKAIGYENAGTIEFLVDSDQNFYFMEMNTRLQVEHPVSEMVSGIDIVEWMIRIAEGETLFDQSAVQLKGHAIECRINAEDPVKFIPSPGKIKTWITPGGKDVRMDTHVYCNYIVPPYYDSMIAKLIVWGEDRTKAIAKMKRSLEEFEVGGIKTTIDFHKKMMDNPDFISNNYDTKYIDEKYLK; this comes from the coding sequence ATGGCAAAACTTGAAAAGATATTGATTGCAAACAGAGGCGAAATTGCCCTCAGAGCCATTCGAACCATCAAAGAGATGGGGAAACAGGCCATTGCTGTCTATTCCACTGCCGATAAAGATGCACACTACCTCAAGCTAGCCGATGCGGCTATCTGTATAGGGGGTGAAAAGAGTAGTGAAAGCTATCTCAATATCCCCGCTATTATCAGTGCCGCAGAGATTGCTGAAGCCGACGCCATCTTTCCGGGATACGGCTTTTTGAGCGAAAATCAGCAGTTTGTAGAGATATGTACCCTTCACGGTATCAAATTTATCGGTCCAAGCATCGAAGTGATGCAGCTCATGAGTGACAAAAGCAAAGCCAAAGAAGTTATGAAAAGTGCCGGAGTGCCAGTCGTTCCTGGAAGCGAAGGGGCTATCAAAAACGTAGAAGAGGCAAAAAAGATAGCAAAAGAGATCGGCTATCCTGTAATTTTAAAAGCGGCAAGCGGCGGTGGCGGAAAAGGGATGCGTGTTGTTGAGGATGAAAGCTACATAGAAAATGCCTTTTTGGCAGCTGAAAGCGAAGCAATCAGTGCTTTTGGCGACGGCACCATCTATATGGAAAAATTTATCAAAAACCCCCGCCATATAGAAGTGCAACTGCTTGGTGACAGCCATGGGAATGTGGTGCATCTTGGCGAGCGAGACTGTTCACTGCAAAGAAGACACCAGAAGATGCTGGAAGAGTCTCCAGCGATTTTTTTAAGTGAAGAGACGCGACAAAAGCTCTTGGATGTTGCGGTAAAAGCGGCGAAAGCGATTGGGTATGAAAATGCAGGTACCATAGAGTTTTTGGTAGACAGTGATCAAAACTTCTATTTTATGGAGATGAACACAAGACTCCAGGTTGAGCATCCAGTGAGCGAAATGGTCAGCGGTATCGATATCGTTGAGTGGATGATACGAATAGCCGAGGGTGAGACGCTTTTTGATCAAAGTGCTGTTCAGCTCAAAGGACATGCAATTGAGTGTCGAATCAATGCAGAGGATCCTGTGAAATTTATTCCGAGTCCCGGAAAAATTAAAACATGGATAACACCAGGCGGGAAAGATGTTCGCATGGATACCCATGTGTACTGCAACTATATCGTTCCTCCGTATTATGACTCAATGATTGCCAAGCTGATTGTCTGGGGTGAAGATAGAACAAAAGCCATTGCAAAAATGAAGAGAAGTCTGGAGGAGTTTGAAGTAGGTGGCATCAAAACCACTATCGATTTTCATAAAAAGATGATGGACAATCCCGATTTTATCTCCAACAACTACGATACGAAATATATCGATGAGAAGTATTTAAAATAG
- the accB gene encoding acetyl-CoA carboxylase biotin carboxyl carrier protein — protein sequence MDFKQIKELIKIFDKSGLSRLKIKEENFEIAMQKGAEVAVVQGEGTAPQPQVASAPVAATTSETTATEQPVHSAKGEYITSPMVGTFYRAPSPDSPPFVKVGDVVSKGQTIGIIEAMKIFNEIEAEFDCKILDILVEDGQPVEYDMPLFLVERV from the coding sequence ATGGATTTTAAGCAGATAAAAGAACTTATAAAAATTTTCGATAAAAGTGGTCTAAGCAGACTGAAAATCAAAGAGGAAAATTTTGAGATTGCAATGCAAAAAGGAGCAGAAGTGGCAGTTGTGCAAGGAGAAGGCACAGCTCCTCAGCCTCAAGTGGCTTCTGCACCAGTTGCTGCCACAACTTCTGAGACTACTGCTACTGAACAACCTGTTCACAGTGCAAAAGGTGAATATATCACTTCTCCTATGGTAGGAACTTTCTACCGCGCACCGAGTCCGGACAGTCCCCCATTTGTGAAGGTTGGCGATGTGGTAAGCAAAGGGCAGACGATCGGTATTATTGAAGCGATGAAGATTTTTAACGAAATTGAAGCGGAGTTTGATTGTAAGATTCTGGATATTTTAGTGGAAGATGGCCAACCTGTCGAATATGACATGCCTCTTTTTCTCGTTGAAAGGGTCTAA
- the dcd gene encoding dCTP deaminase, whose translation MGLKADCWIRQKAIEEGMIEPFCEDQVGKGVVSYGLSSYGYDIRVSDEFKIFTNVNAEVVDPKHFDERNVVDFKGDICIVPPNSFALARTVEYFRIPRNVLAICVGKSTYARCGIIVNVTPFEPEFEGHITIEISNTTPLPAKIYANEGIAQVLFFEGDEECEISYKDKQGKYQKQRGITLPKIL comes from the coding sequence ATGGGACTCAAAGCAGATTGCTGGATACGACAAAAGGCAATAGAAGAGGGAATGATAGAGCCTTTTTGCGAAGATCAGGTGGGTAAAGGTGTCGTCAGTTATGGGCTTAGCAGTTACGGATACGACATCAGGGTGAGTGATGAGTTTAAGATCTTTACCAATGTCAATGCAGAAGTGGTCGATCCAAAACATTTTGATGAGAGAAATGTTGTAGATTTTAAAGGCGATATCTGTATCGTCCCTCCAAACTCTTTTGCGCTGGCCAGAACAGTGGAATATTTTCGAATTCCAAGAAACGTCTTGGCAATCTGTGTTGGAAAAAGCACCTATGCACGATGTGGCATCATTGTCAATGTCACACCTTTTGAGCCAGAGTTTGAAGGACACATCACTATTGAAATATCCAATACCACACCTCTACCAGCTAAAATTTACGCAAACGAAGGAATTGCCCAAGTGCTCTTTTTTGAAGGAGATGAGGAGTGTGAAATAAGCTATAAAGATAAACAGGGCAAATATCAAAAACAAAGAGGTATTACACTACCTAAAATATTGTAA
- a CDS encoding GGDEF and EAL domain-containing protein, producing the protein MSIKRVLIFVPFLVIVTFMIFFYFFSLDLQKLEDKNIKASLSNQIIKLMYEARIKEKDFILTGNINDAKEVQNIVKKAIAITNKLQKNFTNPQNIQLVSRVITNIKQYFAIFEKYTLIYKDLLDIQKDLEKHVNILQRIVFHIYIIQEKQKSIVLHQFLGDLNYLTDEVQEATLSERILTELLFLIINELKLRTNYDKNQVQLIEKHIQSLKRYATKLRDSVEKVQNKKMVDNLLQKLQEFETVFYRYLDLQNRAFNVFHSMQEAATEVIQSVIKLREDQKLERNRLIDTLTKRYFYLVLSIGVLLSVIILFVSKLIIEDLNKINESAKKITVKKFHFREFKKLAAKIVSILKEELQLLRQLEYKTYYDLLTNLPNKLKLEEDLNNIHERFLVNAYLFDIKNFSLINEYYSTEIGDRVLQEFAKQLRALIPKGCSLYRYSADEFIVVDFKRILSRDIGEHVYNVFQEKILRVKFNNDILPINLELQVVCVQETQAKDLIRKLYLALMYAKKKDLNYVEYSDSMDVEKDVARKFEAIHFVKKALQEDNVVPVFQKIVKPDSVSYECLIRIKEKGRLLTPGLFMDSIKNTAFYYELTKVIIRKSCETFYNRDEEFSINFSYRDIVREDIKKYLVECIDRYKVQNRIIIELLETDVIEDFKDVIQFVNHIKQYGAKIAIDDFGSGYNNFSNLIEIKPHYLKIDGSLIKNLDKNKDAYIIVKHINAFAKDLGIPTIAEYVCNETIYKIVVDLGIDGYQGYYIDKPKEIIS; encoded by the coding sequence ATGTCAATCAAACGAGTGCTTATTTTTGTTCCATTTTTAGTAATTGTTACTTTTATGATTTTTTTTTATTTTTTTTCTTTAGACTTGCAAAAACTTGAAGATAAGAATATAAAAGCCTCGTTGTCTAATCAAATTATTAAACTGATGTATGAAGCAAGAATCAAAGAAAAAGATTTTATTCTGACTGGAAATATAAATGATGCAAAAGAGGTACAAAATATTGTAAAAAAGGCAATAGCCATCACGAACAAGCTTCAAAAAAATTTTACTAATCCTCAGAACATCCAGCTTGTTTCAAGAGTAATTACAAATATCAAACAATATTTTGCAATTTTTGAAAAATATACTTTGATTTATAAAGATTTATTAGATATACAAAAAGACTTAGAAAAACATGTAAATATTCTCCAGCGTATTGTATTTCACATATATATTATTCAAGAAAAGCAAAAGAGTATTGTTTTACATCAATTCTTAGGGGATCTTAATTATTTAACGGATGAGGTCCAGGAAGCAACTTTGTCAGAAAGAATATTAACTGAGCTCTTATTTCTCATCATCAACGAGTTAAAACTGAGGACAAATTATGACAAAAATCAGGTGCAACTTATAGAAAAACACATCCAATCTCTTAAAAGATATGCTACAAAATTACGAGACTCAGTAGAAAAAGTACAAAATAAAAAAATGGTTGATAACTTATTACAAAAACTACAAGAATTTGAAACAGTATTTTATCGCTATTTAGATCTACAAAATAGAGCATTCAATGTTTTTCATAGCATGCAAGAAGCAGCGACAGAAGTTATCCAATCTGTTATTAAGTTACGAGAGGATCAAAAACTTGAAAGAAATAGATTAATCGATACATTAACAAAAAGATATTTCTATCTAGTTTTATCAATAGGTGTATTATTGAGTGTAATCATACTATTTGTTAGTAAATTGATAATTGAGGATCTTAATAAAATTAATGAGTCAGCGAAAAAAATAACAGTAAAAAAATTTCATTTTCGAGAATTCAAAAAATTGGCAGCCAAAATTGTATCTATTCTAAAAGAAGAGTTGCAGCTTTTGAGACAATTAGAATACAAAACATATTATGATTTGTTAACTAATTTACCCAACAAGCTTAAGTTGGAAGAAGATTTAAATAATATCCATGAAAGATTTTTAGTAAATGCCTATCTATTTGATATAAAAAATTTCTCATTAATCAATGAATACTACTCTACAGAAATAGGTGATAGAGTTTTACAGGAGTTCGCAAAGCAATTAAGAGCATTGATACCAAAAGGTTGTAGTTTGTATCGATATAGTGCTGATGAGTTTATAGTTGTGGATTTTAAAAGAATTCTAAGTAGAGATATTGGAGAACATGTTTATAACGTTTTTCAAGAAAAAATCTTGAGAGTCAAATTTAATAATGATATTTTGCCTATTAATTTAGAATTACAAGTTGTTTGTGTTCAAGAAACCCAAGCAAAAGATCTGATAAGAAAACTTTATCTTGCTTTGATGTATGCAAAGAAAAAAGATTTAAATTATGTTGAATATAGTGATAGTATGGATGTTGAAAAAGATGTGGCAAGAAAATTTGAAGCCATTCATTTTGTTAAAAAAGCTTTACAAGAAGATAATGTAGTTCCAGTTTTTCAAAAAATTGTAAAACCTGATAGTGTGAGTTATGAATGCCTTATACGCATAAAAGAGAAGGGTCGACTTTTGACTCCTGGCTTATTTATGGATAGCATCAAAAATACGGCTTTTTATTATGAACTTACAAAGGTGATAATACGAAAAAGTTGTGAAACCTTCTATAATAGGGACGAGGAGTTTTCGATAAATTTTTCATATAGGGATATCGTCAGGGAAGATATTAAAAAATATCTTGTTGAATGTATTGATAGATATAAAGTACAAAATAGAATTATAATAGAATTGTTAGAAACAGATGTAATAGAAGATTTCAAAGATGTCATTCAATTCGTTAATCATATTAAACAGTATGGAGCGAAAATAGCAATTGATGATTTTGGTTCAGGGTATAACAATTTTAGCAATTTGATAGAAATAAAACCACATTATCTAAAAATTGATGGCAGTTTGATTAAAAATTTAGATAAAAATAAAGATGCATACATTATAGTCAAGCATATCAATGCATTTGCTAAAGACTTAGGTATTCCAACGATTGCTGAATATGTATGTAATGAGACAATATATAAAATTGTTGTTGATTTAGGAATAGATGGATATCAAGGATATTACATTGACAAGCCCAAGGAAATAATTTCATAA